The Tamandua tetradactyla isolate mTamTet1 chromosome 8, mTamTet1.pri, whole genome shotgun sequence genome includes a window with the following:
- the LOC143645008 gene encoding olfactory receptor 8G1-like: protein MAAGNHSTVTEFILAGLTNRPELQLPLFLLFLGIYVVTVVGNLGMVTLIGLSSPLHTPMYYFLSSLSFIDLCHSTVITPTMLVNFMSEKSIMSYPECMAQLYFFLIFAIAECYMLAAMAYDRYVAICSPLLYNVIMSYQVCSYLILGVYIIALVCASVHTGCMFRVHFCQFDVINHYFCDLLSLLKLACSSTYVNELLILIFCAFNILVPSLTIISSYIFIIASILRIRSTAGRSKAFSTCSSHISAVAVFFGSAAFMYLQPSSASLEDQGKVSSVFYTIVVPMVNPLIYSLRNRDVNVALKKMLEGRTFS from the coding sequence ATGGCAGCAGGAAATCATTCTACAGTGACTGAGTTTATCCTTGCTGGGCTGACGAACCGCCCTGAACTCCAgcttcccctcttcctcctcttcctagGAATCTATGTGGTCACTGTGGTGGGGAACCTGGGCATGGTCACACTGATTGGGCTCAGTTCTCCCCTGCACACCCCCATGTACTATTTCCTCAGCAGCTTGTCCTTCATTGATCTCTGCCATTCCACTGTCATTACCCCCACAATGCTGGTGAACTTCATGTCAGAGAAGAGCATCATGTCTTACCCAGAATGCATGGCTCAGCTctacttctttctgatttttgctATCGCAGAGTGTTACATGTTGGCTGCAATGGCATATGACCGCTATGTTGCCATCTGTAGCCCTTTGCTTTATAATGTCATCATGTCCTATCAGGTCTGTTCCTACTTGATTCTGGGGGTTTATATTATAGCCCTGGTTTGTGCATCAGTCCATACAGGCTGCATGTTTAGGGTTCATTTCTGCCAATTTGATGTGATCAACCACTACTTCTGTGATCTTCTTTCACTCTTAAAGCTTGCCTGCTCTAGTACTTATGTCAATGAATTATTGATTCTAATCTTTTGTGCATTCAACATCCTTGTCCCTAGTCTAACCATCATCAGTTCTTACATATTCATCATTGCCAGCATCCTCCGCATTCGCTCCACCGCAGGCAGGTCCAAAGCCTTCAGCACGTGCAGCTCCCACATCTCAGCTGTTGCTGTCTTCTTTGGTTCTGCAGCATTCATGTACCTGCAGCCATCATCGGCAAGCCTCGAAGATCAAGGAAAAGTGTCCTCTGTGTTTTATACCATTGTAGTGCCTATGGTGAACCCCCTGATCTACAGCCTGAGGAACAGAGATGTGAATGTAGCTCTGAAGAAAATGCTAGAGGGAAGAACATTCTCGTAG